CCACCTTTCTACCCAGCAGAAATTTTCTTCATCAAAGACTGATGCACATGACTTGTCAGTAGATTTAGATTTGCCACCAATGGCCCATAGTTCATTGTTTAGCGATACGCAAGTCATCCTACCAGGACCAACTTCCAAAAAGCAAATCTGTGATATGTTTTCAAGAATATTCAGTTTGGGATTGGCGAAAATCAACTCAATATATGTACCTGTGACCATGTGTCTTGCTGAGGATCGTACCGTTCAGCACCCCGCCGGcttaaaacataaatatgaCCATTATGTGCTGCTGCCTGTGCTGCtacctaaaatataaaaagtagcaataaacgttttatttaaatttaatggagtTAAGAGGGCGACTATTAAATCAGTGACTTTTTTAACTAGACAATTTTGGTCATTTTTATTGAAGCGGAGTTACTTTTGctggtttgaaaattttagggAAGGTTGTAGCGGCAGTAGGtatttcacaaataaatttaaatacgaAATCCGATCACGTACATCCGTTTTAGTAAAAGAAATCCAAGGAGGCgaatgtttatatttaaacacTTAAGTCAAGTTGGCATATACCGTTCTTCGGCATTCTACCAAATTATTGATGAACGTTctactaatattaataattatgttttaatcTAACTTACACCAGGTGAATTGTGACATATTTTCATATCCGCGCAAGAGGTCCAAGTATTCGAGTCCGGATTGTAGCATTCGACGGATTTTATTAGCTTGTTGTCATTAAAACCGccaattatgtaaattttaccATTTAATATCACTGCACGGGCGCAATATCGTGTATCAATTAAGCTTTTCACCAACTTCCAACCATCGGAAGTCGTATATCtggaaacaaacaaaagcaatgaaaaaagaATGCATATCTATAAACTGAAGCGTCAAAAGTGGCATTTCGCCACTTTTCATAGTCTgctaataaacaattaaaattattctaaattaATCGTTGACCATGTCAAAGTGTTAGAGTTTTCTAAAGTCAGATTCAATCAGATCATAACATTTCACTGAATTCCCGCCTTCTTCCATGGCGAAGTaccttattttgtttattatccaTACTACCCTAACACATCTAGTATAAAGTTCTTTCACCATTAAGCTTAAAGTTAACCTGAAATTGGTAAAGCTCACAATCGCCATCGTTAGGTAATTCGTTacagatttatatatattcaccTTTCCACCGACGACAAAGGATTATTACCATCAAAACCACCAATCGCGTAGATTGTATCATTTAATTCGACAACGCAGTGTGAACTTCTTGCTTGGATCATACCGGGTAAATTTTGCCATGTCTTATTTCGAATATTCCAGCTGCGGACGACGTTAAGTGTGGCATCACTTTTACCACcgccaataaataataaattctcaTCCTTTAAAATAGTTCCATAATCTTCGTAATCGATTTTTATACTCCCATATTCCTCCCACTTATCCTCAGTTTTGTTATACTGCTGCACCTTGGGGTTCAtctattccaaaaatattgtaagtaCATTAAtgtaatttatcatttttgaatataggCCACAGTGTGTGTTTACCTCTGAGCAAAGCGCTAGGATTGTTTTCCCACCACAATTTGTAGCACTGACCCTCGTGGTTCTGTAAATCGCATGTTTATCATTGGCCGTGCTATGGGCTCTCTGATCCACGATAACGCCTTGAAGGCCAGTAGCTCACATCCAGGTAACGGCTGAATGTGTTTCATCAGAAAGTCCACATTGAGTTGGGGAAGCCGGAGACAACCTATTAAAAGTGGCAGTGCCTCCTGACGTGCAGGAACATCGTAATTGAACCAGCGTTTTATGGCATCATAGGCATCTTCCTCACGAGTTATATGCAAATTGTCAGATTCCAGAATACGTTGCAATTCTTCAACatcgaaattcaaaaactcaTCGCCTCGACTGATCTAGTATTGttagaaaacaaaattcaattgcACAAGTACCGCTATTGCGAGGCATTATTTGTACATTTAGACTCACCTCCATGAAGTTCTGAATCTCGTATTCTATGATTTTTTGCCTAAGAACTTCACATTGCGTTTCGCGCTCCAGCGCATAAGCACCCTGTAAAGTGATTTCATCGATATGTATCATGAGGTAGTCCACAC
This genomic stretch from Bactrocera dorsalis isolate Fly_Bdor chromosome 5, ASM2337382v1, whole genome shotgun sequence harbors:
- the LOC105227157 gene encoding kelch-like protein 1 gives rise to the protein MATSSSRTLALQRNSWEQNRFMENLMTKIFSFYDEQSLIDVTFKVSNPTALVPAHRLILAAASPYFENFFNGNQGTNPVIEINDIDSDIFEHLITFCYTGQALITVNNVTAMLNAAIILQLDDAITSSVDYLMIHIDEITLQGAYALERETQCEVLRQKIIEYEIQNFMEISRGDEFLNFDVEELQRILESDNLHITREEDAYDAIKRWFNYDVPARQEALPLLIGCLRLPQLNVDFLMKHIQPLPGCELLAFKALSWIREPIARPMINMRFTEPRGSVLQIVMNPKVQQYNKTEDKWEEYGSIKIDYEDYGTILKDENLLFIGGGKSDATLNVVRSWNIRNKTWQNLPGMIQARSSHCVVELNDTIYAIGGFDGNNPLSSVERYTTSDGWKLVKSLIDTRYCARAVILNGKIYIIGGFNDNKLIKSVECYNPDSNTWTSCADMKICHNSPGVAAQAAAHNGHIYVLSRRGAERYDPQQDTWSQICFLEVGPGRMTCVSLNNELWAIGGKSKSTDKSCASVFDEENFCWVERWSLPESEVRNCFVVPESLLSSI